Proteins encoded together in one Sphingomonas radiodurans window:
- the infC gene encoding translation initiation factor IF-3: MMRRPNQAPPMNGPRFNEWIQSQKVRVIDHEGENLGVMYTREAMDQAKELGLDLVEVSPNADPPVAKFLDVGKFKYEAQKKANLARKSQKTQEIKEIKMRPNIDDHDYDTKMKKVAEFIDEGDKVKVTMRFRGRELSHGQLGMAVLQRVAEQVAETAKVEAYPRMEGRQMLMVLAPK; the protein is encoded by the coding sequence ATGATGCGCCGGCCTAACCAGGCGCCGCCGATGAACGGCCCGCGATTCAACGAATGGATCCAGAGCCAGAAGGTCCGCGTGATCGATCACGAGGGCGAGAATCTCGGCGTGATGTACACTCGCGAGGCGATGGACCAGGCCAAGGAGCTCGGGCTCGACCTGGTCGAAGTGTCGCCCAACGCCGATCCGCCGGTCGCCAAGTTCCTCGATGTCGGCAAGTTCAAGTACGAGGCGCAGAAGAAGGCCAACCTCGCCCGCAAGAGCCAGAAGACGCAGGAGATCAAGGAGATCAAGATGCGTCCCAACATCGATGACCACGATTACGACACCAAGATGAAGAAGGTGGCGGAATTCATCGATGAAGGCGACAAGGTGAAGGTGACCATGCGCTTCCGCGGACGCGAGCTTTCGCACGGCCAGCTCGGCATGGCGGTGCTCCAGCGCGTCGCGGAGCAGGTGGCCGAGACGGCGAAGGTGGAAGCCTATCCGCGCATGGAAGGCCGCCAGATGCTGATGGTGCTCGCCCCGAAGTAA
- a CDS encoding class I adenylate-forming enzyme family protein yields the protein MKTELDLKMDATMAAMTAEGGPLALGSIERFGQQLPIIAGAPPTLSAYFDHYCQQHATVEFLVAGDERLTFADTHAKARAVAAALVSGFGVKKGDRIGIAARNSPSWIVLYMGILMAGGVATLLNGWWQAEELQAGVDDVGCTIVFADPPRAKRLAAIVGLAASVVEFDDIQPLDTALAPIVAKGDGTAELPPLGPDDHATILFTSGSTGQSKGALSTHRQVTQGVFNYLGSAMMMLALAAQDGQAPTGLQPSTLLNVPLFHVTAEVPVMLQSFAIGRKLVLMPKWDAEEAMRLIEQEKITYFVGVPLMSFEMLNHPHRHKYDLSSVADIAAGGAPRPADHVKRIDDEMEGAPLIGYGLTETNGVGTGNWRSNYIAKPNSAGRPSPPLVDLAILDDAGTVLAQGARGEVAIRSAANFQEYWGKPEATASCYTADGYFRTGDIGYLDEEGYLFIVDRKKDIIIRGGENISCQEVEAALYQHPEVAEAAVFGLADERYGEVPGAVVHLAQRGAVTTEDLNVFLHQHIAAFKVPARIWLADDALPRLGTEKIDKVSLRTKYRALAATEADTAAV from the coding sequence ATGAAGACCGAACTCGATCTCAAGATGGATGCCACGATGGCGGCGATGACCGCGGAAGGCGGTCCACTTGCGCTCGGCTCGATCGAACGGTTCGGCCAGCAGCTGCCGATCATCGCCGGCGCACCGCCGACGCTGTCCGCCTATTTCGATCATTATTGCCAGCAGCACGCCACAGTCGAATTCCTCGTCGCGGGAGACGAGCGGCTGACCTTTGCCGATACCCATGCCAAGGCGCGCGCGGTCGCGGCCGCGCTGGTGAGTGGTTTCGGGGTGAAGAAGGGCGACCGGATCGGCATCGCCGCGCGCAATTCGCCGTCGTGGATCGTCCTGTACATGGGAATCCTGATGGCCGGCGGCGTCGCCACGCTGCTCAACGGCTGGTGGCAGGCGGAGGAATTGCAGGCAGGCGTCGACGACGTCGGCTGCACCATCGTCTTCGCCGATCCGCCGCGTGCGAAGCGGCTCGCCGCGATCGTCGGCCTTGCCGCCAGCGTGGTCGAATTCGACGATATCCAGCCGCTCGACACGGCGCTCGCGCCGATCGTCGCGAAGGGTGACGGCACCGCTGAGCTGCCGCCGCTCGGGCCGGACGATCACGCGACGATCCTGTTCACCTCGGGGTCGACCGGCCAGTCGAAGGGCGCGCTCTCGACGCACCGGCAAGTGACGCAGGGCGTGTTTAACTATCTCGGATCGGCGATGATGATGCTCGCGCTCGCCGCGCAGGACGGCCAGGCGCCGACCGGGTTGCAGCCCTCGACGCTGCTCAACGTGCCGCTGTTCCACGTTACCGCGGAAGTGCCGGTGATGCTCCAGTCGTTCGCGATCGGGCGCAAGCTGGTGCTGATGCCCAAGTGGGACGCGGAAGAGGCGATGCGGCTGATCGAGCAGGAGAAGATCACGTATTTCGTCGGCGTGCCGCTGATGAGCTTCGAAATGCTCAACCATCCGCACCGACACAAATACGATCTGTCAAGCGTCGCCGACATCGCGGCGGGTGGCGCCCCGCGCCCGGCCGATCACGTCAAGCGGATCGACGACGAAATGGAGGGCGCGCCGCTGATTGGCTATGGCCTGACCGAGACGAACGGCGTGGGCACCGGCAATTGGCGGAGCAATTATATCGCCAAGCCCAATTCGGCCGGGCGGCCTTCACCGCCGCTGGTCGACCTCGCGATCCTCGACGATGCCGGCACGGTGCTGGCGCAGGGCGCGCGCGGCGAAGTGGCGATCCGTTCGGCGGCGAACTTCCAGGAATATTGGGGCAAGCCCGAGGCGACGGCGAGCTGCTACACCGCCGATGGCTATTTTCGCACCGGCGACATCGGCTATCTCGATGAGGAGGGGTATCTCTTCATCGTCGATCGCAAGAAGGACATCATCATCCGCGGCGGCGAGAATATCAGCTGCCAGGAAGTCGAGGCGGCGCTGTACCAGCATCCCGAGGTTGCCGAGGCGGCGGTGTTCGGGCTGGCCGACGAGCGGTACGGCGAAGTGCCAGGCGCGGTGGTCCACCTCGCGCAGCGCGGCGCGGTGACGACCGAGGATCTGAACGTGTTCCTTCATCAGCATATCGCGGCGTTCAAGGTGCCGGCGCGGATCTGGCTTGCCGATGATGCCTTGCCGCGGCTCGGGACGGAGAAGATCGACAAGGTTTCGCTGCGCACCAAATATCGTGCGCTGGCGGCGACCGAGGCGGATACCGCCGCGGTGTAA
- a CDS encoding GNAT family N-acetyltransferase, translated as MIDYRNAVNTDGAALDAMARRVWLATFAHSAPPSDIDAYVANAYGPEGTLRRHLADPAYDFQIALKQGAVIGYCKLGPTFFDGEVPTDNTVHLHQLYVDPAEHGSGVAATLLRWACDVARRRGAVAIQLTVWEENHRARAFYEKHGFRHIGDYAFKTGSQIDRDMIMRFDL; from the coding sequence ATGATCGACTATCGCAACGCGGTGAACACCGATGGCGCGGCGCTCGACGCAATGGCGCGGCGCGTATGGCTAGCAACCTTCGCGCATTCGGCGCCACCCAGCGATATCGATGCCTATGTCGCCAACGCCTACGGCCCCGAAGGCACGCTCCGGCGCCATCTCGCGGACCCGGCGTACGATTTCCAGATCGCGCTGAAGCAAGGCGCAGTGATCGGCTATTGCAAGCTTGGCCCGACCTTCTTCGACGGCGAGGTGCCGACCGACAATACCGTCCACCTCCACCAGCTCTATGTCGATCCCGCCGAGCACGGCAGCGGCGTCGCGGCCACCTTGCTGCGTTGGGCATGCGACGTGGCACGCCGGCGCGGCGCGGTCGCGATCCAGCTGACGGTGTGGGAGGAGAACCACCGCGCCCGCGCCTTCTACGAAAAGCACGGCTTCCGCCATATCGGCGATTATGCGTTCAAGACCGGCAGCCAGATCGATCGCGACATGATCATGCGGTTCGACCTGTGA
- a CDS encoding molybdopterin cofactor-binding domain-containing protein translates to MITRRSLLVTGGAGLGLAVAWAVWPRSYVVDLAPAAHETQLGAWLKIAESGQITIAVPQAEHGQGVYTTLPQIVADELGADWRTIGVEAALLSPLYANPLAADVLFGSTRAPTAGAREHWVRSAMMLTGGSTSVRMFEGTLRQAGAAARVLLAKAAAARWGIEPEACETRDGFVISGNRRLRFGDLAAAAAGQELPAELPLRIGDEGRLSGQPLPRLDAPAKVDGSANYAADVRLPDMVFASIAQGPVGGTSRLVRADKAAADRVRGVVGVIENPRWIAAAANNWWAANRAIAALAPRFETRGRLADDAAVAGALDAALGGEGHRVAEIGDVAAVLRGDVMHADYTIGLGIHAALETPTATAWWHADRLELWIPTQAPGLARAAAARAIGVSERAVTIHPMLVGGSFGQALEHDAVEQAAILAVSLRRPVQLTWSRREAILHDRFGAPVKARMAARLSTDGRIIGWHAKLATPATGAALAARLMPSDPLIGAERLLPAAADGYAMSGAVPPYRLAALAIDHHPAAIDVPVGHLRGQADRANAFATECFIDELAHRAGAEPMSFRIGMLGHDAALARCLTTAASLGGWDGGRAGSGQGLACHAMAGSRIAVLAEAQFDGAGRPRVDRIVAAVDCGRAINPDIVRQQIEGGIVLGLGLATGAGLQFTDGIAGVRSLGELRLPRLADTPEITVELIPSGADPGGVSDLGVCAVAPAIANALAAATGNRLRSLPLGNP, encoded by the coding sequence ATGATCACGCGACGCTCTCTGCTCGTCACCGGTGGTGCGGGGCTCGGGCTTGCGGTGGCCTGGGCAGTGTGGCCGCGGTCGTACGTGGTCGACCTCGCCCCTGCGGCGCATGAGACTCAGCTCGGCGCGTGGCTGAAGATCGCGGAGAGCGGCCAGATCACGATCGCGGTGCCGCAGGCGGAGCACGGCCAGGGCGTGTACACCACGCTGCCGCAGATCGTCGCCGACGAGCTTGGTGCGGATTGGCGCACGATCGGGGTCGAGGCCGCGCTGCTCAGCCCGCTTTATGCCAACCCGCTCGCCGCCGACGTGCTCTTCGGAAGTACGCGCGCGCCGACCGCGGGCGCGCGCGAACATTGGGTGCGATCGGCGATGATGCTGACGGGCGGTTCGACGTCGGTTCGCATGTTCGAGGGGACGCTGCGGCAGGCCGGCGCGGCGGCGCGGGTGCTGCTGGCGAAGGCGGCGGCGGCGCGCTGGGGGATCGAACCGGAAGCGTGCGAGACGCGCGATGGGTTCGTCATTTCGGGCAATCGCCGGTTGCGTTTCGGTGACCTTGCGGCGGCAGCGGCTGGGCAAGAACTGCCGGCCGAACTGCCGCTGCGCATTGGCGACGAGGGGCGGCTGAGCGGCCAGCCGCTCCCGCGGCTCGACGCACCGGCGAAGGTGGACGGATCGGCCAATTATGCGGCCGACGTGCGGTTGCCCGACATGGTCTTCGCCAGCATCGCGCAGGGGCCGGTAGGTGGCACGAGCCGGCTGGTGCGCGCGGACAAGGCCGCGGCCGATCGCGTGCGCGGGGTTGTGGGGGTGATCGAGAACCCGCGCTGGATCGCGGCGGCGGCGAACAATTGGTGGGCGGCGAACCGGGCGATCGCCGCGCTTGCACCGCGCTTCGAGACGCGCGGGCGGCTGGCGGACGATGCCGCCGTTGCTGGCGCGCTCGACGCGGCGCTGGGCGGTGAGGGGCACCGTGTGGCCGAGATCGGCGATGTCGCGGCCGTGCTGCGCGGCGACGTGATGCATGCCGATTACACGATCGGGCTCGGCATCCACGCTGCGCTGGAGACGCCGACCGCGACGGCCTGGTGGCACGCCGACCGGCTCGAACTGTGGATCCCGACGCAAGCGCCGGGCCTCGCCCGCGCTGCCGCCGCGCGCGCGATCGGGGTGTCGGAGCGCGCGGTGACGATCCACCCGATGCTGGTGGGCGGATCGTTCGGCCAGGCACTCGAACATGATGCGGTCGAGCAAGCGGCGATCCTTGCGGTGTCGCTGCGCCGCCCGGTGCAGCTGACGTGGTCGCGGCGCGAGGCGATCCTGCACGATCGGTTCGGCGCGCCCGTGAAGGCGCGGATGGCGGCGCGGCTGTCGACCGACGGGCGCATCATCGGCTGGCACGCGAAGCTCGCGACGCCGGCGACGGGGGCCGCGCTCGCGGCGCGGTTGATGCCGTCCGACCCGCTGATCGGCGCGGAACGGCTGCTGCCGGCGGCCGCCGATGGCTATGCCATGTCAGGCGCGGTGCCGCCGTATCGCCTGGCGGCACTCGCGATCGACCATCATCCAGCCGCGATCGACGTGCCGGTTGGGCATCTGCGCGGGCAGGCGGATCGCGCCAATGCATTCGCCACCGAATGCTTCATCGACGAGCTCGCGCATCGTGCGGGAGCGGAGCCGATGTCGTTCCGGATCGGGATGCTCGGCCATGATGCCGCGCTCGCGCGCTGCCTTACCACCGCCGCGTCGCTTGGCGGGTGGGATGGTGGCCGTGCTGGCAGCGGGCAGGGGCTCGCGTGCCATGCGATGGCGGGCAGCCGAATCGCGGTGCTCGCCGAGGCGCAGTTCGATGGCGCCGGGCGGCCGCGCGTCGATCGCATCGTGGCGGCGGTCGATTGCGGCCGGGCGATCAACCCCGATATCGTGCGCCAGCAGATCGAGGGCGGGATCGTCCTCGGGTTGGGGCTCGCGACCGGAGCCGGGCTACAATTTACTGATGGGATTGCCGGCGTTCGCTCACTGGGTGAGTTGCGCTTGCCGCGGCTCGCCGATACGCCCGAAATCACCGTGGAGCTGATCCCAAGTGGTGCCGATCCGGGCGGGGTGAGCGATCTCGGCGTCTGCGCCGTCGCACCTGCCATCGCCAATGCCCTTGCCGCCGCGACCGGCAACCGCTTACGCTCGTTACCGTTGGGAAACCCATGA
- a CDS encoding TonB-dependent receptor has protein sequence MRRTASLLSTAALFAALPALAQEQPSQDPTAAGSVATPQPAPASDAAIADPTATEDAGAGDIVVTATRRSERLADVPIAVTAVSQVALQNSGANDIRGVVQLAPSLLISSTGSEANASARIRGIGTVGDNPGLESSVAVFIDGVYRSRTGSGLNDIGEVDRIEVLRGPQGTLSGRNASAGAINVYTKAPSNEFGGYVEGTYGNYDNIRIAGAVTGPIVKDLLSFRLDGVFAKRDGFYQDVVNNVDYNNRDRYFVRGQLLFEPTTDLSVRLIGDYTFRDEACCGAVYVDTREKLDPTPGVAGDFTVNPNGNRIVDVLRSLGGVFPSAGDPYNRQIAFTPGRAYSNETKDYGGSMQIDYNFGNASLTSITAYREYKAGNAGDIDFGNVDLGYRADDGRAFRQFHTFTQEVRLQGSLFDDRFDWLVGGFYSNEDLVIGDNLQFGSQYGAFASCRIVATVSPVAALRNPAAPGCLSAAGTATINGAFAAAPGVAPALINGLNTLSTLNNLGDRNARYYQDSENYAFFTHNIFKLTDTLSITAGLRWTHEAKAFRANFDNTNTVCPQLQQQLSPLLGNAATAALAGGIITLGCTGNSSVALNGLDLRNNFSENEFTGTGVVSWKPNRDLMFYASYSRGYKAGGYNLDRSELAPNAFAPPTNAGAARLRFDPELVNSYEAGLKYSTRRFTANFTVFRSDFQNFQLNTFNGTNFVVQNIGSCENDLNGADQDASGVTGACTGKVGTGVRSQGVEVELGIYPARNVAVNLGYTLADTKFRDNLVGSASGEALDPALFLTPGSQMSNAPRNVVTSSFSWTPDIGSNGLSALFYIDGRMSSDYNTGSDLFVEKEQDGFVVANARIGIRGADSNWALEAFVQNLFDEDYQQVAFNAPFQGAGSLAQVQRFGGTGNQIFSSFLAEPRTYGITARKRF, from the coding sequence ATGCGTCGCACCGCCTCGCTTTTGTCCACTGCCGCCCTGTTCGCCGCACTGCCCGCCCTTGCGCAGGAGCAGCCGAGCCAGGATCCGACCGCCGCCGGCTCGGTCGCAACACCGCAGCCCGCCCCCGCCAGCGACGCCGCCATCGCTGATCCGACCGCCACCGAGGACGCAGGCGCGGGCGACATCGTCGTCACCGCCACGCGCCGCTCCGAGCGGCTCGCCGACGTGCCGATCGCAGTAACCGCGGTCAGCCAGGTCGCGCTGCAGAACTCGGGCGCGAACGACATTCGTGGCGTGGTGCAGCTCGCCCCGTCGCTGCTGATCTCGTCGACGGGCAGCGAAGCGAACGCCTCGGCGCGTATCCGCGGCATCGGTACGGTCGGTGACAATCCCGGCCTCGAAAGCTCGGTCGCGGTGTTCATCGACGGCGTCTACCGTAGCCGCACCGGCTCGGGCCTCAACGACATCGGCGAGGTCGATCGGATCGAAGTGCTGCGCGGGCCGCAGGGCACGCTCTCGGGCCGCAACGCCTCGGCCGGCGCGATCAACGTCTACACCAAGGCACCGTCGAACGAGTTCGGCGGTTATGTCGAGGGCACCTACGGCAATTACGACAATATCCGCATCGCCGGCGCGGTGACCGGGCCGATCGTGAAGGATCTGCTGTCGTTCCGCCTCGACGGCGTGTTCGCCAAGCGCGACGGCTTCTACCAGGACGTCGTCAACAACGTCGATTACAACAACCGTGACCGCTACTTCGTGCGCGGCCAGCTGCTGTTCGAGCCGACGACGGATCTGTCGGTTCGCCTGATCGGCGACTACACCTTCCGTGACGAAGCATGCTGCGGCGCGGTTTACGTCGACACGCGCGAGAAGCTCGATCCGACGCCGGGCGTTGCGGGTGACTTCACCGTCAACCCGAACGGCAACCGCATCGTCGACGTGCTGCGCAGCCTGGGCGGCGTGTTCCCGAGCGCGGGCGATCCGTACAACCGCCAGATCGCCTTCACGCCGGGCCGCGCCTATTCGAACGAGACGAAGGACTACGGCGGGTCGATGCAGATCGACTATAATTTCGGCAATGCCTCGCTAACGTCGATCACCGCGTATCGCGAATATAAGGCGGGCAACGCCGGCGACATCGATTTCGGCAACGTCGATCTCGGCTATCGCGCCGACGACGGCCGCGCGTTTCGCCAGTTCCACACCTTCACGCAGGAAGTTCGCCTGCAGGGTTCGCTGTTCGACGATCGCTTCGACTGGCTGGTCGGTGGCTTCTACTCGAACGAAGACCTCGTCATCGGCGATAACCTTCAGTTCGGGTCGCAATATGGCGCGTTCGCCTCGTGCCGGATCGTCGCGACCGTCAGCCCGGTAGCGGCGCTGCGCAACCCGGCGGCGCCAGGCTGCCTGAGCGCCGCAGGAACGGCCACTATCAACGGGGCGTTTGCCGCGGCTCCCGGCGTTGCGCCGGCGTTGATCAACGGGCTGAACACGCTGTCGACGCTCAACAATCTCGGCGACCGCAACGCGCGCTATTATCAGGACAGCGAGAATTACGCGTTCTTCACGCACAACATCTTCAAACTGACCGATACGCTGTCGATCACCGCCGGCCTGCGCTGGACGCACGAGGCAAAGGCGTTCCGCGCGAACTTCGACAATACCAACACCGTCTGCCCGCAGCTGCAGCAGCAGCTCTCGCCGCTGCTCGGCAATGCAGCGACCGCGGCGCTGGCCGGCGGGATCATCACGTTGGGCTGCACCGGCAATTCGTCGGTCGCGCTGAACGGGCTCGATCTGCGCAACAACTTCAGCGAGAATGAATTCACCGGCACCGGTGTCGTCTCGTGGAAGCCTAATCGCGACCTGATGTTCTACGCCAGCTACTCGCGCGGCTATAAGGCCGGTGGCTACAATCTCGATCGGTCGGAACTGGCGCCCAACGCCTTCGCTCCGCCGACGAACGCCGGCGCCGCGCGGCTGCGCTTCGATCCGGAGCTGGTGAACAGCTACGAAGCGGGCCTGAAGTATTCGACGCGCCGCTTCACCGCGAACTTCACGGTGTTCCGTTCGGACTTCCAGAACTTCCAGCTTAACACGTTCAACGGCACCAACTTCGTCGTGCAGAACATCGGCTCGTGTGAGAACGATCTGAACGGCGCGGATCAGGACGCATCGGGCGTGACGGGCGCTTGCACCGGCAAGGTCGGCACGGGCGTGCGCAGCCAGGGCGTCGAGGTCGAACTCGGCATCTATCCGGCGCGCAACGTGGCGGTGAACCTGGGCTACACGCTCGCCGACACCAAGTTCCGCGACAATTTGGTCGGTTCGGCTTCGGGCGAAGCGCTCGATCCGGCGCTGTTCCTGACGCCGGGCAGCCAGATGTCTAACGCGCCGCGCAATGTGGTGACGAGCTCGTTCAGCTGGACGCCGGACATCGGCAGCAACGGCCTTTCCGCGCTGTTCTACATCGATGGCCGCATGTCGAGCGACTATAACACCGGCTCGGACCTGTTCGTCGAGAAGGAGCAGGACGGCTTCGTCGTCGCCAATGCGCGCATCGGCATCCGCGGCGCGGATTCGAACTGGGCGCTCGAGGCGTTTGTGCAGAACCTGTTCGACGAGGATTACCAGCAGGTCGCGTTCAACGCCCCGTTCCAGGGCGCGGGCAGCCTGGCGCAGGTGCAGCGCTTCGGGGGGACGGGCAACCAGATCTTCTCGTCGTTCCTGGCCGAGCCGCGCACCTATGGCATCACGGCGCGGAAGCGCTTCTGA
- the pgeF gene encoding peptidoglycan editing factor PgeF, translating to MIAEAAAVEVIRAAALDGVAHGFLGRRGGVSAGLHGGLNVGLGSDDDPAAIEENRRRATDAVLPGAALVTCYQIHSADCITVAEPLAERPHGDALVTDRPGIALGILTADCAPVLLADTSAGIVGAAHAGWKGAIGGVTDATIAAMEALGAQRERIVAAIGPCIARASYEVDDDFRRRFEADDPANERFFADARADHAQFDLEGYVAHRLARAGVRRIEALGLDTYADEPRFFSYRRATHRGEPSYGRQIAIIGLR from the coding sequence GTGATCGCCGAAGCGGCCGCCGTCGAAGTGATCCGCGCCGCCGCGCTGGACGGCGTCGCGCACGGCTTTCTCGGGCGACGTGGCGGCGTGTCGGCCGGGCTGCATGGCGGCCTCAACGTCGGCCTCGGGTCGGACGACGATCCCGCCGCGATCGAGGAAAACCGCCGCCGCGCGACCGACGCGGTGCTGCCCGGCGCAGCGCTCGTCACGTGCTACCAGATCCACTCGGCCGACTGCATCACCGTCGCCGAGCCCTTGGCCGAACGCCCGCACGGCGATGCACTGGTCACCGACCGGCCCGGCATCGCGCTCGGCATCCTCACCGCGGATTGCGCGCCCGTGCTGCTCGCCGACACGTCCGCCGGCATCGTCGGCGCGGCGCACGCCGGATGGAAGGGTGCGATCGGCGGCGTCACCGACGCGACGATCGCCGCGATGGAAGCGCTCGGCGCCCAGCGCGAACGGATCGTCGCCGCGATCGGCCCGTGCATCGCCCGCGCGAGCTACGAGGTCGACGACGATTTCCGCCGCCGCTTCGAGGCGGATGATCCAGCAAACGAACGGTTCTTCGCCGACGCCCGCGCCGATCACGCGCAGTTCGATCTGGAAGGCTATGTCGCGCACCGCCTCGCGCGCGCGGGCGTGCGGCGGATCGAGGCCCTAGGGCTCGACACCTACGCCGACGAGCCGCGCTTCTTTAGCTACCGCCGCGCAACGCACCGCGGCGAGCCAAGTTACGGCCGCCAGATCGCGATCATCGGGCTGCGATAA
- the lgt gene encoding prolipoprotein diacylglyceryl transferase, whose protein sequence is MILPMLAAAGGHIRFEELGLHPDVFSIGFFTLRWYSLAYIAGIVIGWWYLLKLLDQPGAPMARRHADDLVFYATLGIILGGRIGYVLFYAPDMLLHPLRILRLWDGGMSFHGGAIGTSIAIILFARKNGLNWLRIHDYVACVVPFGLFFGRLANFVNGELWGKPADVPWAIVFERTVPAGFAEPARHPSQLYEAGLEGLALFALLWFVFWRTKARYEPGRLVGVFLLGYGLARFFVEFFREPDSQFAGTFFATTIHMGQVLCVPMIIGGLYLIVTAPGRRQRVEPIAGAQSVA, encoded by the coding sequence TTGATCCTGCCCATGCTTGCTGCCGCCGGCGGCCACATCCGTTTCGAGGAGCTTGGGCTGCACCCCGACGTATTCTCGATCGGCTTCTTCACGCTGCGCTGGTACAGCCTCGCCTATATCGCTGGGATCGTCATCGGCTGGTGGTATCTGCTGAAGCTGCTCGATCAGCCCGGCGCCCCGATGGCGCGGCGCCATGCCGACGATCTGGTGTTCTACGCAACGCTCGGCATCATCCTGGGCGGGCGGATCGGCTATGTGTTGTTCTACGCGCCGGACATGCTCCTGCATCCGCTGCGCATCCTGCGGCTGTGGGATGGCGGGATGAGCTTCCACGGCGGCGCGATCGGCACCAGCATCGCGATCATCCTGTTCGCGCGCAAGAACGGGCTGAACTGGCTGCGCATCCACGATTATGTCGCGTGCGTCGTGCCGTTCGGGCTGTTCTTCGGCCGGCTGGCCAATTTCGTGAATGGCGAATTGTGGGGCAAGCCTGCCGACGTGCCATGGGCGATCGTGTTCGAGCGCACCGTTCCGGCGGGGTTCGCCGAGCCGGCTCGCCACCCCAGCCAGTTGTACGAGGCTGGCCTCGAAGGGCTCGCGCTGTTCGCGCTGCTGTGGTTCGTCTTCTGGCGCACAAAGGCGCGCTACGAGCCCGGCCGGCTCGTCGGCGTGTTCCTGCTCGGCTACGGCCTTGCACGTTTTTTCGTGGAATTCTTCCGCGAGCCCGATTCGCAATTCGCCGGCACCTTCTTCGCGACGACGATCCACATGGGGCAGGTGCTGTGCGTGCCGATGATCATCGGCGGCCTGTACCTGATCGTCACCGCACCGGGCCGCCGCCAGCGCGTCGAGCCGATCGCAGGCGCCCAAAGCGTCGCCTGA
- a CDS encoding class I SAM-dependent methyltransferase, translating into MIDIPSPNPSRKREGNADAQDAGLADRLARAITLGGPIPVSQYMAAANAHYYATRDPLGVGGDFVTAPEISQMFGELIGLWAADLWDRADRPDVRWVELGPGRGTLTADALRAATKAGFAPPVHFVETSPVLRATQSERVPHAIWHDDVEELPADRPLIVIANEFFDALPIRQLVRGRGGWHERLVACQDTLFLPIPGKQLPDAIIPPHLADAPLGSTIETSPASVGIMRVLAARIVAQGGACLAIDYGYEGPAVGETLQAVRSHAFANPFEAPGERDLTAHVDFATLGLVGTASGASVSGPIGQGSFLTALGIDARAAALGPRVAPDRDRLVEAMGALFKVLAIRHPDWPTPAGFA; encoded by the coding sequence ATGATCGACATCCCCTCCCCTAACCCCTCCCGCAAGCGGGAGGGGAACGCCGACGCGCAGGACGCTGGCCTCGCCGATCGCCTCGCCCGCGCCATCACGCTCGGCGGGCCAATCCCGGTGAGCCAATATATGGCCGCCGCCAACGCCCACTATTACGCGACACGCGATCCGCTCGGCGTGGGCGGCGACTTCGTCACCGCGCCCGAGATCAGCCAGATGTTCGGCGAACTGATCGGGCTATGGGCGGCAGACCTGTGGGATCGCGCCGACCGCCCCGACGTGCGCTGGGTCGAGCTCGGCCCCGGCCGCGGCACGCTTACCGCCGATGCCTTGCGCGCCGCAACCAAGGCCGGCTTCGCCCCACCAGTGCATTTCGTCGAGACCAGCCCGGTCCTGCGCGCGACGCAGTCGGAGCGCGTGCCGCACGCGATCTGGCACGATGATGTCGAGGAACTGCCCGCAGACCGCCCGCTCATCGTCATCGCCAACGAATTCTTCGATGCGCTCCCCATCCGCCAGCTTGTGCGCGGCCGCGGCGGCTGGCACGAGCGGCTCGTCGCCTGCCAGGACACGCTGTTCCTGCCGATCCCCGGTAAACAGCTTCCCGACGCCATCATCCCGCCGCACCTCGCCGATGCGCCGCTGGGTTCGACCATCGAAACCTCGCCCGCCAGCGTCGGCATCATGCGCGTGCTCGCCGCGCGAATCGTGGCGCAGGGCGGCGCATGCCTCGCGATCGACTATGGCTATGAAGGCCCGGCGGTCGGCGAGACGCTGCAGGCGGTGCGCAGCCACGCCTTCGCCAATCCGTTCGAGGCGCCGGGCGAGCGCGACCTCACCGCGCACGTCGACTTCGCCACGCTCGGCCTCGTCGGCACGGCGAGCGGCGCCAGCGTCTCCGGCCCGATCGGCCAGGGCTCGTTCCTCACCGCGCTCGGAATCGACGCCCGCGCCGCCGCGCTCGGCCCGCGCGTCGCGCCCGATCGCGACCGGCTGGTCGAGGCGATGGGGGCGCTGTTCAAGGTGCTGGCGATCCGCCATCCTGATTGGCCAACCCCGGCAGGATTCGCATGA